Proteins from one Gimesia maris genomic window:
- the grpE gene encoding nucleotide exchange factor GrpE, translating to MPDSIHNNELADRVEVKKDATDSQRDSSDPAKPSVDTNPDAESQGELLESMGSDSLSPEHDIDETLKKVPPSGVENEGSSALASEIQNLSELVQSSEQRVLTAFEKKLAYDKFKEEQISRLHDEMQEYKRGLADSLMMPLIKQLIRYLDQIPRHVEALQKKSADELGPDRLTKELNGVRDDLEMILENVGVTVFTADCSKIDRKLQLARLTVNTDNQEQHGAVIESLLPGYQFNGKIVEQERVKVSVYREVPKDTTSETAERNS from the coding sequence ATGCCTGATTCAATTCATAACAATGAATTAGCTGATAGGGTGGAAGTAAAAAAAGATGCGACTGATTCGCAGAGAGACTCATCTGATCCAGCCAAACCGTCAGTGGATACCAATCCTGATGCTGAAAGCCAGGGGGAACTGCTCGAATCGATGGGTTCCGATTCGCTGTCACCAGAGCATGATATTGATGAGACTTTGAAAAAAGTGCCCCCCTCTGGTGTTGAGAATGAGGGATCTTCAGCTCTTGCAAGTGAGATTCAGAACCTGAGTGAACTGGTTCAGTCTAGTGAGCAGCGAGTTTTGACTGCATTTGAGAAGAAGCTGGCTTACGACAAATTTAAAGAGGAACAGATTAGTCGGCTTCATGATGAAATGCAGGAATATAAACGAGGTTTGGCAGATTCTCTGATGATGCCCCTGATTAAGCAGTTGATTCGTTATCTCGACCAGATTCCCAGGCATGTTGAAGCCTTGCAGAAAAAGTCTGCTGATGAACTTGGTCCTGATCGTCTCACAAAAGAACTGAATGGAGTTCGTGACGATCTCGAAATGATTCTTGAAAATGTAGGCGTCACGGTGTTTACAGCTGATTGTTCAAAGATAGATCGCAAACTCCAGTTAGCCCGCCTCACCGTAAATACGGATAATCAGGAACAACATGGTGCAGTGATTGAAAGTTTGCTGCCGGGCTATCAGTTTAACGGCAAAATCGTGGAACAGGAACGAGTAAAGGTAAGCGTTTATCGCGAGGTCCCTAAAGATACTACTTCTGAAACGGCAGAGAGGAATTCCTGA
- a CDS encoding zinc ribbon domain-containing protein yields the protein MCERENYYKVLKLDPAVDDWETIRKRIEELTSKYNRVKTDSPKRTQREADAFKIILEGDLSNVMMKETTRRQEASARREQIREAQSKLTPYLKALKTRGNHYTKNNIEKIARDLQDLDEDYIEDQLQSFGLTLGPPELTQPPVPEIPALSHAEAESINSDLAGLPGIKSLYQFLGKGYTSRSSLQELQRGYERHKAELQKRVRGSASHKVRNAILGHVQKQLLNEDNRKRYDNYLDNQAFQELDTIIELVGGEEKLITETRITDILTSVTISGATQQAVREYIINWVNKKKGWNLFLDQKQKTGQLLMCGFCEVLAADPDQKICRSCGEPLRIDCPNPTCQASPPTQDAACSQCGCTIGDAPLVERYLRSARGYLDKREFQKARIEAGKVLQIWPDYTEARSLVSEIIEYQQQERIDRHNEIEIRKKEQEILTEQIAQKERETQAVRESNRRKLSLIRSVHNALETDLSQSASLIQQLELEFPGDNEVKKLAAEAETIKEKNRLVAEIQALCNSRLFFQARTKLNLLDFDEIPEIRKKIERACLKSQVHVRKANKLLQEDSKSAAEDEFHAVLAECADNQQAKLGLVKCNIPALPDTEVFVLNEISPADQKRKDLENRLVRVAIGFISMICLLLLIFFWYSWGDFYELQAINQLIIKGDPETAQMKLDHFVGTNTERRNQTMNYLVSSGTRYVSHGKYQLKSYPNQLPQVQKSFLIATDFYELAGRYGYFHASKARADCTYLQAGVLKRAGKLEAAAGLYKAAAGLYEKAAGEYSKNSEPAEARNCEYNKNMCQDLYEKSVRIEPPG from the coding sequence ATGTGCGAACGCGAAAATTACTACAAGGTTTTAAAACTTGATCCTGCAGTCGACGATTGGGAGACTATTCGAAAGCGGATTGAAGAACTGACCTCCAAATATAATCGTGTAAAGACTGACTCTCCTAAAAGAACTCAGCGAGAGGCTGACGCTTTCAAAATCATACTTGAAGGCGATCTTAGTAATGTGATGATGAAAGAGACCACACGTCGTCAGGAAGCCTCAGCCCGTCGAGAGCAGATCCGCGAGGCTCAATCAAAACTGACTCCTTACCTGAAAGCACTTAAGACGCGGGGGAACCACTACACTAAAAATAACATCGAGAAGATTGCCAGAGATCTACAGGATCTCGACGAAGACTATATTGAAGATCAGCTTCAGTCTTTTGGGTTGACACTCGGACCACCTGAACTGACTCAGCCTCCCGTTCCTGAAATTCCTGCCTTGAGTCATGCCGAAGCTGAGAGCATCAATTCTGATCTGGCTGGTCTCCCTGGTATCAAGTCGCTGTATCAATTTCTGGGTAAAGGTTACACCTCCCGATCAAGTCTTCAAGAGCTTCAACGTGGCTATGAAAGACACAAAGCAGAACTGCAAAAGCGGGTCAGAGGTTCTGCCTCTCATAAAGTTCGGAACGCGATCCTGGGGCATGTACAGAAGCAGCTGTTAAATGAAGATAACCGGAAGAGGTATGACAACTATCTGGACAATCAGGCTTTCCAAGAGCTGGACACCATCATTGAGCTTGTGGGGGGAGAAGAAAAACTGATCACGGAAACTCGGATAACTGATATTTTGACTTCTGTGACGATCAGTGGTGCTACTCAGCAGGCAGTTCGAGAATACATCATCAATTGGGTTAACAAAAAAAAAGGATGGAACCTATTTCTGGATCAAAAACAGAAAACCGGTCAATTATTAATGTGTGGTTTCTGTGAAGTCCTGGCGGCGGATCCAGATCAAAAGATATGCCGTTCCTGTGGAGAGCCATTGCGGATTGACTGTCCCAATCCGACGTGTCAGGCGTCGCCACCAACACAAGATGCTGCCTGCTCGCAGTGCGGATGCACGATCGGTGATGCGCCACTGGTAGAGCGTTATCTGAGAAGTGCGCGAGGATATCTGGATAAAAGGGAATTTCAGAAAGCCAGAATCGAAGCAGGTAAAGTACTGCAGATATGGCCTGACTACACTGAGGCCCGATCCCTGGTTTCCGAAATCATTGAATATCAGCAGCAAGAGCGAATCGACAGGCACAACGAAATTGAGATTCGAAAAAAAGAACAGGAAATTCTCACAGAACAAATCGCGCAAAAAGAACGCGAAACGCAGGCGGTGCGTGAATCTAACAGGAGAAAGTTGTCACTAATTCGCAGTGTCCATAACGCACTCGAAACTGATCTTTCCCAGTCAGCCTCTTTGATTCAACAGCTTGAACTTGAGTTTCCGGGTGACAACGAAGTCAAAAAGCTGGCAGCAGAAGCGGAAACAATCAAAGAGAAGAACCGACTTGTTGCTGAAATTCAGGCCTTATGTAACTCTCGCCTTTTTTTTCAGGCCAGGACAAAACTGAATTTGCTCGATTTTGACGAGATCCCTGAAATCAGAAAAAAAATTGAGCGTGCCTGCCTGAAGTCTCAGGTTCACGTTCGCAAAGCGAACAAGCTTCTACAGGAAGACAGCAAGTCTGCAGCTGAGGATGAATTTCATGCCGTACTTGCCGAGTGTGCTGATAACCAGCAGGCAAAATTAGGACTTGTGAAATGTAACATTCCTGCTCTCCCAGATACAGAAGTGTTTGTCCTCAATGAAATCAGCCCTGCTGATCAAAAACGAAAGGATCTGGAAAATCGGCTCGTCAGAGTTGCTATCGGCTTCATCTCAATGATCTGTCTACTCCTGCTGATCTTTTTCTGGTACTCCTGGGGTGACTTTTATGAGCTCCAGGCGATTAATCAACTGATCATCAAGGGGGATCCAGAGACAGCACAGATGAAGCTGGATCATTTTGTCGGAACAAATACGGAGCGGCGCAATCAGACGATGAATTATCTGGTCAGTTCAGGAACGCGTTATGTGAGTCACGGCAAGTATCAACTGAAGTCTTATCCAAACCAGCTGCCGCAGGTACAAAAAAGCTTTTTGATAGCCACAGATTTTTATGAACTTGCGGGAAGGTATGGATATTTCCATGCCAGTAAAGCACGCGCTGATTGCACTTATCTTCAGGCTGGCGTCTTAAAACGGGCCGGTAAACTCGAAGCAGCAGCCGGATTGTACAAAGCAGCTGCAGGACTTTATGAAAAGGCAGCTGGCGAATACAGCAAGAACTCAGAGCCAGCAGAGGCACGCAATTGTGAATATAATAAAAATATGTGCCAGGATTTATATGAAAAAAGTGTACGAATAGAACCTCCAGGGTAG
- a CDS encoding Hsp70 family protein has protein sequence MNENTIFGIDLGTTYSCISYIDEHGQPVVVQNNEGDLTTPSVVFFEDMENVVVGKAAKDAIRTDADRVVSKVKREMGNSDWRFDLDGKEYRPEEVSALILKKIVDDATLTTGKTISEVVITCPAYFGSRQKEATKKAGEIAGLNVRYVIPEPTAAAIAYGEEQENDDTVLVYDLGGGTFDITLVDVKKGALTVLSTDGDAELGGFNWDTELAQFLAQKVAEETGESVDDILGDGEFYADLLLMAEEAKRTLSTRETAKQVLLYGGERIKTEVTRDEFNDLTRHLLDRTIEITKTVFERAESNTSLPVPKRILLVGGSTYMPQVKQRIEQEFPGLDIRQQDPNQIVAKGAAIFGLKMVLEDKAIEIFNEGSSESPTSTLVEMDEDAKNEALAEAGKIIGLAPTAAVDLGSKLITNVTSRSFGLRAYNELNQVIVSNMIHVDDQLPRTVQREFYTMEEGQSSVEIALLENEIRTSENDTDVDETSCIALEQAILDLGGPFPKGSPIGVTFKLSPDGILQVIAEHLDTGRSIPIERKVEGLMSDDEVSEAKSKMTGLAVS, from the coding sequence ATGAATGAAAATACGATTTTCGGAATCGATCTGGGCACGACATATTCGTGTATCTCTTATATTGATGAACATGGGCAACCTGTGGTTGTACAAAACAACGAGGGGGATCTGACAACCCCTTCTGTCGTCTTTTTTGAAGACATGGAAAATGTTGTGGTGGGCAAAGCAGCGAAGGACGCGATCCGAACCGACGCCGATCGCGTTGTTTCCAAAGTGAAGAGAGAAATGGGGAATTCCGATTGGCGATTCGATCTCGATGGAAAAGAATACCGCCCCGAAGAGGTTTCGGCTCTGATTCTTAAGAAGATAGTCGACGATGCAACACTGACAACCGGTAAAACGATTTCCGAAGTTGTGATTACCTGCCCCGCCTATTTTGGTTCGCGTCAGAAGGAAGCGACTAAAAAAGCAGGAGAAATCGCCGGACTGAATGTGCGTTATGTAATTCCGGAGCCTACCGCTGCTGCAATTGCTTATGGTGAAGAACAGGAAAACGATGATACCGTTCTGGTCTACGACCTGGGCGGAGGCACATTCGACATTACCCTTGTTGATGTAAAGAAAGGCGCACTGACTGTATTATCAACCGACGGTGATGCCGAACTCGGTGGTTTCAACTGGGATACAGAGCTGGCACAATTTCTGGCACAGAAAGTAGCCGAAGAGACGGGAGAATCAGTAGACGACATCCTGGGTGATGGTGAGTTCTATGCCGATTTACTGCTGATGGCTGAAGAAGCCAAGCGAACTCTGAGTACCCGGGAAACAGCCAAGCAGGTATTGTTGTATGGAGGAGAACGGATTAAAACGGAAGTGACGCGAGATGAATTCAATGATTTGACGCGCCATCTTCTCGATCGAACAATTGAGATCACAAAAACGGTTTTTGAACGCGCTGAGTCTAACACCAGCCTCCCGGTTCCCAAACGAATTCTCCTGGTTGGCGGTTCGACTTATATGCCCCAGGTGAAACAGCGCATTGAGCAGGAATTTCCAGGGCTCGACATTCGACAGCAGGACCCGAATCAAATTGTGGCAAAAGGAGCCGCAATCTTTGGTTTGAAAATGGTTCTGGAAGACAAGGCCATCGAGATATTCAATGAAGGCAGTTCGGAATCACCTACTTCTACTCTGGTAGAAATGGACGAAGACGCCAAAAATGAAGCGCTGGCAGAGGCGGGCAAAATAATAGGTCTGGCACCAACTGCGGCTGTTGATCTGGGAAGTAAACTCATCACCAACGTGACTTCTCGCAGCTTTGGCCTTCGCGCTTACAATGAACTGAATCAGGTCATTGTTTCAAACATGATCCATGTAGACGATCAACTTCCACGTACTGTTCAAAGAGAATTTTACACGATGGAAGAAGGGCAGTCCTCTGTGGAAATTGCGTTGCTGGAGAACGAAATTCGAACGAGCGAAAATGATACCGATGTTGATGAAACCAGTTGTATCGCACTGGAGCAGGCGATTCTTGATCTGGGAGGCCCTTTTCCTAAAGGATCTCCGATTGGTGTAACCTTCAAACTCTCCCCGGATGGAATTCTGCAGGTGATTGCTGAGCATCTTGATACGGGGCGAAGTATACCAATTGAACGTAAAGTGGAAGGTCTGATGTCTGACGATGAAGTGTCGGAAGCAAAGTCGAAAATGACTGGACTGGCTGTCAGTTAA